From the Anaeromyxobacter dehalogenans 2CP-1 genome, the window GCTCGTCCACCACGATGCCGACGCCGCCCTTCGCCGCCATCTCGTGCAGCACGCCCGCCACGCCGCCGCGGGTCGGGTCCTTCATCGCGACCACGTCCTCACCGCCGGCGGCGAGCGCCGCGCGCACCAGGCCGTTGATGGGCGCGACGTCGGAGCGGAGGTCGCCCTCGAGGCGCAGATCGTGCCGGCGCGCCATCACGGCCATGCCGTGGTCGCCGATCGAGCCGGTGACGACGAGCAGGTCGCCGGCGCGCAGCCCGGCGTCCGAGACCACCCGGTCCGCCAGCGCCACGCCGGTGGTGTTGAGCAGGAGGCCGTCCACCTGGCCCTTGCCCATCACCTTGGTGTCGCCGGTGACGAACGGCGCGCCGGCCTCCTTCGCCGTCTCGCGCATCGAGGCCACCACCCGCTCCAGGTCGGCGCGCGGGAAGCCCTCCTCGATGATCACCGCGCAGGTGAGCCCCACCGGCTCGGTGGCGCCCATCATGGCGAGGTCGTTCACCGTGCCCGAGACGCTGATCCGGCCGATGTCGCCGCCCGGGAAGAAGATGGGGTGCACCACGTGAGAGTCGGTGGTGATCACCAGCCAGCGGTCGCCCACGCGGATGGCCGCGCCGTCGTCCAGCGCCGAGAGGCCGATGCCGTCCACCGGCGAGGCCAGCGAGAGGAACACGTCCTCGATGAGCTGGCGCATGGCGCGCCCGCCGGAGCCGTGCTTCAGGCCGATCTTCTGCTGCACCTTCGTGTCCATGGGTCTCCGCGCCTTCCTAGCCGACCTTGCGCAGATCGGGCACGCCGCCGTACGTGTGCCAGATCCGGCACTGCCCCTCCGACGACACCATGCACGCCCCCACCGGCGACTCGGGGACGCAGGTGGTGCCGAACAGCGCGCAGTGCTCCGGGGTGGCGAGGCCGAGCATGATCCGGCCGCAGAGGCACCCCTTCGCCTCCTCCTCCGCCGCCGCGTCGCGCACGCCCGCCGTGTCGATGCGGAAGCGCTTGCGGGCGTCGAGCGAGGCGAGCTCCGGCACCAGCTCGAGGTTGCCGCCCGGGACCTCGGCGATGCCGCGCCAGCGGCCGGTCACGGTCCGGAACGCCCGCCACAGCGAGCGCTGCGCCGGGAGGTTGCCCTCCTTCGTCACGCAGCGCGGGTAGACGTTCGCCACCTCGGGCCGACCCTCGCGGATGAGCTCGGTGAGCTTCACCAGCGCCGCCAGGATGTCGAGCGGCTCGAACCCGGCCACCACCACCGGCGCGCCGGTGCGGGCCGCGAACGGCTCGAAGATGGCCCAGCCGGTGATGATCGCGGCGTGCCCGGCCGCGATGTAGCCCTCGATGTGCGTCTCCTTCGAGGCGGCCACGATCTCCATCGCCGCCGGGACGTACTTGTGGACCGAGAGGATGGAGAAGTTCGGGGGCGGGGACGCGAGCGCCACCGCCGCGGTGGCCACCGCGGTGGTCTCGAAGCCGCTCGCCAGGAACACCACCTGCTCGTCGGGGTGCGCATGGGCGAGCTCGACCGCCTGCGAGATCGAGTACACCACCTCGACCTTGCCGCCGTCGGCCTGCGCGTCGGCGAGCGAGCGCGCGGTGCCGGGGAGCCGGAGCATGTCACCGTACGTGCACACGCGCACGCCCTGCATCGCCAGCGCGACCGCCTCGTCCACCTCGGGGCCGTCGGTGACGCAGACCGGGCAGCCCGGGCCCATGATGAGCTCCAGGCCGGGCGGGAGCACCGCGCGCAGGCCGAAGCGGGCGATGGCCTGCTCGTGGCTGCCGCACACGTGCATCACCGACACCTCGCGGCCGATGGCGTCCATGTTGTGGCGGAGCGCCTCGGCGAGCGCGCGGGCGCGGGCCGGATCGCGGAACTTGAGCTGCCGGAAGAGATCCTCGTTCGACATCGCGGGG encodes:
- the hypE gene encoding hydrogenase expression/formation protein HypE; this translates as MDTKVQQKIGLKHGSGGRAMRQLIEDVFLSLASPVDGIGLSALDDGAAIRVGDRWLVITTDSHVVHPIFFPGGDIGRISVSGTVNDLAMMGATEPVGLTCAVIIEEGFPRADLERVVASMRETAKEAGAPFVTGDTKVMGKGQVDGLLLNTTGVALADRVVSDAGLRAGDLLVVTGSIGDHGMAVMARRHDLRLEGDLRSDVAPINGLVRAALAAGGEDVVAMKDPTRGGVAGVLHEMAAKGGVGIVVDEPSLPVNDEVRAAGEMIGIDPLLVANEGKAVIGVRARSADKVLAALRAHPLGARATVFARAIAERPGAVILDTGFGRRMLAEPEGELLPRIC
- the hypD gene encoding hydrogenase formation protein HypD, whose product is MSNEDLFRQLKFRDPARARALAEALRHNMDAIGREVSVMHVCGSHEQAIARFGLRAVLPPGLELIMGPGCPVCVTDGPEVDEAVALAMQGVRVCTYGDMLRLPGTARSLADAQADGGKVEVVYSISQAVELAHAHPDEQVVFLASGFETTAVATAAVALASPPPNFSILSVHKYVPAAMEIVAASKETHIEGYIAAGHAAIITGWAIFEPFAARTGAPVVVAGFEPLDILAALVKLTELIREGRPEVANVYPRCVTKEGNLPAQRSLWRAFRTVTGRWRGIAEVPGGNLELVPELASLDARKRFRIDTAGVRDAAAEEEAKGCLCGRIMLGLATPEHCALFGTTCVPESPVGACMVSSEGQCRIWHTYGGVPDLRKVG